Proteins encoded by one window of Azospirillum brasilense:
- a CDS encoding DUF3299 domain-containing protein, which produces MTSRRQVLLPLALAPVAGWAIWASNAREPTHSAGPFHLPLDDTTALWRDLVQVRMEGPSANPVFPTRVKALEGKLVTVRGFMVPLSDAPAHNRFILAANPVSCPACHRPGPSTMLYVHSQIPVRDSQAPVLMTGTLRLNPLEGLFYRLDRAELRYA; this is translated from the coding sequence CTTGCGCTGGCCCCGGTGGCCGGCTGGGCGATCTGGGCCAGCAACGCCAGAGAACCCACCCATTCCGCGGGCCCGTTCCATCTGCCGCTGGACGACACCACGGCCCTCTGGCGGGATCTGGTGCAGGTCCGCATGGAAGGACCGTCCGCCAACCCGGTCTTCCCGACCCGCGTCAAGGCGTTGGAGGGTAAGCTGGTGACGGTGCGCGGCTTCATGGTGCCGCTGAGCGACGCGCCGGCCCACAACCGCTTCATACTCGCCGCCAACCCCGTTTCCTGCCCGGCCTGCCACCGGCCCGGCCCCTCCACCATGCTGTATGTCCACAGCCAGATCCCGGTTCGCGATTCGCAGGCGCCGGTGCTGATGACCGGCACGTTGCGGCTGAATCCTCTTGAGGGTTTGTTCTACCGTCTCGACCGTGCCGAGCTGCGTTACGCCTGA